From Schaalia sp. ZJ405, one genomic window encodes:
- the pth gene encoding aminoacyl-tRNA hydrolase, which produces MPENTPWVVLGLGNPGPEYANTRHNVGYLTVDVLATRMGESLKSHRSRTHIADGRLGMLPGGIPGPRVILARSDSYMNTTGGPVGRLMSFLGIPPQKLLVIHDDLDLQAHDLRLKFSGGEGGHNGLKSLSQNLGTKDYHRLRIGIGRPPGRQNPADYVLSAFPVKDRPDWEVTFEQAADAVEDVVLSGFLAAQQSLHSR; this is translated from the coding sequence ATGCCTGAAAACACTCCCTGGGTTGTCCTTGGATTGGGAAACCCCGGCCCCGAATATGCCAATACGCGGCACAACGTCGGATATCTGACGGTCGACGTCCTCGCCACACGCATGGGAGAGTCCCTGAAAAGTCACCGGTCGCGCACACACATTGCCGATGGACGCTTAGGAATGCTTCCCGGGGGGATCCCAGGGCCGCGCGTGATCCTTGCCCGCTCGGACTCGTACATGAACACAACGGGTGGGCCAGTGGGGCGCCTGATGTCTTTCCTTGGGATTCCCCCCCAAAAGCTCCTCGTCATCCACGACGACCTCGATCTTCAAGCCCACGATCTGCGCCTGAAATTCTCCGGCGGCGAAGGCGGACACAACGGCCTCAAATCGCTGAGCCAAAACTTGGGAACGAAGGACTACCATCGTCTCCGCATCGGAATTGGGCGTCCCCCGGGTCGGCAAAACCCCGCGGACTATGTGCTCTCAGCTTTCCCGGTCAAAGATCGGCCCGACTGGGAGGTGACATTCGAGCAGGCAGCTGACGCTGTTGAAGACGTTGTCCTCAGCGGTTTCCTTGCCGCTCAGCAGAGCCTGCACTCCCGGTGA
- the galK gene encoding galactokinase, whose protein sequence is MSAPLFVRAAVPTDGVQHARETFRQAFGSDATGVWSAPGRLNIIGEHVDYSGGPCLPIALPHRAYLALSARTDRKIRLVSAQSQAAVTLLDLDDIGPKRSAGEVSGWSAYLAGVAWALEEEYGRDHPGFDAALWSCVPQGGGLSSSAAIECSLAVALDEVWGIGLAGSSASPNGPGRTHLAHFAIRAENEVAGARTGGLDQNASLRCRQGHALALDCRDFSARDVPFDLAADGLEILIIDTQVSHSLADGHYAARRADCEEAARILGVHQLVDVDDVEAAMRALDSQRLRRRVRHVLSEIARTRAFGDLLDAGALTGTRRDVARLLLDDSHDSLRDDFEVSCPQLDVAVDTARAVGAYGSRMTGGGFGGSAFALVTPEITQSVTRAVADAYDARGWHSPRFIQARPSGPAAREDE, encoded by the coding sequence ATGAGCGCTCCTCTCTTCGTGCGCGCAGCGGTACCCACCGACGGAGTCCAGCATGCCCGCGAGACATTCCGTCAGGCCTTCGGTTCGGACGCGACGGGAGTGTGGTCAGCTCCGGGACGACTGAACATCATCGGGGAGCACGTGGACTACTCCGGTGGACCGTGCCTTCCTATTGCGCTCCCGCATCGGGCATATCTCGCATTGTCTGCGCGCACAGACCGCAAGATCCGATTGGTATCGGCCCAATCTCAGGCAGCTGTGACCCTTCTCGATCTCGATGACATCGGTCCGAAAAGGAGTGCCGGGGAAGTGTCCGGGTGGAGCGCCTATCTTGCAGGCGTTGCCTGGGCTCTTGAAGAAGAGTACGGGCGTGACCACCCAGGTTTCGACGCTGCCCTGTGGTCGTGCGTCCCACAGGGCGGGGGCCTGTCCTCCTCTGCGGCCATTGAATGTTCACTCGCTGTGGCCCTTGACGAGGTGTGGGGCATCGGACTTGCCGGTTCATCGGCATCCCCAAATGGCCCGGGCCGCACACACCTCGCTCATTTCGCTATTCGCGCAGAAAATGAGGTGGCGGGAGCACGCACCGGCGGGCTTGACCAGAACGCGTCACTGCGCTGCCGTCAAGGCCACGCCCTCGCGCTGGACTGCCGAGATTTTTCCGCACGAGACGTTCCCTTCGACCTGGCAGCCGATGGCCTTGAAATCCTCATCATCGATACTCAGGTCTCCCATTCCCTCGCCGACGGACACTACGCCGCCAGACGCGCTGACTGTGAAGAGGCCGCTCGGATCCTCGGCGTTCACCAGCTCGTTGATGTTGACGACGTCGAGGCGGCGATGCGCGCGCTAGATTCTCAGCGGCTTCGTCGCCGTGTCCGCCACGTCCTCTCCGAAATTGCTCGGACTCGTGCCTTCGGGGATCTCCTTGACGCGGGGGCGTTGACGGGGACCCGCAGAGACGTTGCGCGTCTATTACTTGACGATTCACATGACTCTCTTCGAGATGACTTCGAGGTGTCCTGCCCCCAGCTCGATGTTGCCGTCGATACGGCACGCGCTGTCGGAGCATACGGAAGCCGCATGACAGGAGGAGGATTCGGGGGATCCGCCTTCGCCCTCGTCACACCGGAGATCACTCAAAGCGTGACTCGGGCCGTCGCCGACGCCTACGATGCGCGCGGGTGGCACTCGCCTCGCTTCATCCAGGCGCGACCAAGTGGTCCTGCCGCTCGGGAAGATGAGTGA
- a CDS encoding ABC transporter substrate-binding protein, whose amino-acid sequence MNLRRQAIFVITALFVTLGLAACSTGSGSGTNESAEAKNGERTSADGLIDDGVLAVGVPTFPPFIGLDNGEITGPEGKILNEIASLNGWTIKAQPYDFAALIPAVQQGRIDIGMGSLFRTKERAASVDFSDPIYIEPGSIISREGYSSVRDLVDVKVGTVQGFNWVDDVNTVLGGDLKQYPSSAELKADLESGRLDAAIDSHGTALYLYAGSDYVVKVIEPDDEIEASTNPGQTGIILHKGNAALAKKLNSAIATLHDNGFIAKVLKDAGLDPDAATIGEPSFL is encoded by the coding sequence ATGAACCTTCGACGCCAAGCCATCTTTGTCATCACTGCACTTTTCGTGACACTCGGCCTTGCCGCATGTTCCACAGGTTCAGGTAGCGGGACCAATGAGTCAGCCGAGGCGAAGAATGGGGAGAGGACTTCAGCAGACGGACTCATTGACGATGGTGTTCTCGCCGTCGGCGTTCCCACATTCCCGCCGTTCATCGGCCTGGACAACGGTGAAATCACCGGACCGGAAGGGAAAATTCTCAACGAAATTGCCTCCCTTAATGGGTGGACCATTAAGGCACAGCCCTATGACTTTGCCGCCCTGATCCCGGCGGTCCAACAGGGGCGTATTGATATTGGAATGGGGTCGTTGTTTAGAACGAAAGAGCGTGCCGCATCGGTGGACTTCAGCGACCCGATCTATATCGAACCGGGCTCGATTATTTCGAGGGAAGGGTATTCCTCGGTCAGAGATCTCGTTGACGTCAAGGTCGGTACGGTTCAGGGCTTCAACTGGGTGGACGATGTCAATACGGTCCTCGGCGGAGACCTCAAACAGTATCCATCGTCGGCTGAACTCAAAGCCGACCTTGAATCGGGCCGCTTGGATGCGGCGATCGACTCTCACGGCACCGCCCTCTACCTTTATGCAGGCTCGGACTATGTGGTGAAAGTCATTGAGCCAGATGACGAGATCGAAGCGTCAACAAACCCCGGTCAAACAGGGATTATTTTGCACAAGGGCAATGCTGCGCTTGCCAAGAAACTGAACTCCGCAATCGCAACGCTCCATGACAACGGTTTTATCGCGAAGGTTCTCAAAGATGCCGGTCTCGATCCGGATGCCGCGACCATTGGGGAACCGAGCTTCCTATGA
- a CDS encoding 2'-5' RNA ligase family protein: MFLPQLSPGQEWFGVVIAIPEPWVTELTELRLRLGDLQGSIVPAHITLLPPIPVPADGREHIIRHLRSVAKAHRPFRITLRGTDSFRPVSQVAFINVAEGADSCTALEEDIRSGPLNIDLRFPYHPHVTLAQDIPDPAMDFAMDITDQFEASWMVPGFRLDRVDANGMYSSMAIFDFEAAS; the protein is encoded by the coding sequence ATGTTCCTCCCTCAGCTGTCCCCGGGCCAGGAATGGTTTGGCGTTGTCATTGCCATCCCCGAACCCTGGGTTACGGAGCTGACGGAACTACGCCTGCGACTTGGTGACCTTCAAGGATCGATCGTTCCCGCGCACATTACGTTGCTTCCCCCGATTCCGGTTCCCGCTGACGGGCGCGAACACATCATTCGTCACCTGCGTTCCGTTGCCAAAGCCCACCGGCCATTCCGTATCACGCTGCGCGGCACCGATTCATTCCGTCCCGTATCCCAAGTCGCCTTCATCAATGTTGCTGAGGGCGCTGACTCGTGTACGGCCCTCGAAGAAGACATCCGCAGCGGACCGCTGAACATTGATCTGCGTTTCCCCTACCATCCGCACGTCACCCTCGCCCAGGATATTCCCGATCCGGCAATGGACTTCGCTATGGATATCACTGACCAATTCGAGGCGTCATGGATGGTTCCGGGTTTTCGTCTTGATCGGGTTGACGCCAATGGAATGTACTCGTCAATGGCGATTTTCGACTTCGAGGCCGCCTCGTAG
- the mfd gene encoding transcription-repair coupling factor — MKLSGLSELIETDAALMQFVDSVNAGRSGTVVASGGIRAAAIASIARHINTDQASMSTHPVVVLTATGRDAEAMTAALQSWCDGVDMLPAWETLPHERLSPQVDTMARRIAVFRRLAHPIVGDSHAGPLRVLVVPIRAFLQPVIAGLGEREPIRVREGDIVDLPTLTQQLSDLGYTRTDIVEGRGQFSVRGGILDVFPPQEPHPLRVELWGDEVDDIRAFSIQDQRALGKAPDGLWATACRELLLTQAVRSRARDLVDQLPGAAEMLELATEGIPAPGIESLAPLLADGMERLIDLVPETSAVIACDPERIRARADDLIATTEEFLQAAWSAAAGGGDVPLEAGAASFIPLSELWGLGQRAWWEMTSLPPAELASFRGSGDEDEAATSVDARPVIASTTLMQIGTRDVHPYRGDFDLACRDLKALSRDGWTLVVTTEGPGPGRRIRTIFTEAGIGARVVDDISRQPPVGAVTITTAQAGSGFVASDLRLAIITEGDLTGRAGATTRDMRRMPSKRRKGVDPLALHPGDFIVHEQHGIGRFIELATRTMGRGNSQTTRDYIVLEYAPSKRGQPGDRLYVPTDSLDQISKYSGSEQPVLTKMGGADWAKRKAKARQAVNEIAKELIRLYAARQATKGHAFAPDTPWQRELEDAFPYVETPDQLVTIDEVKADMEKPVPMDRLLTGDVGYGKTEIAVRAAFKAIQDGCQVAILVPTTLLVQQHYETFSERYAGFPVTIGTLSRFSSAKEAAEVKEGLASGRVDLVIGTHALLTGAVSFKNLGLVVIDEEQRFGVEHKETLKAMRTDVDVLSMSATPIPRTLEMAVSGIREMSILQTPPEERQPVLTFVGASTDAQISAAIRRELLRDGQVFFVHNRVDTINRVATHVQTLVPEARVRVAHGKLSEHQLEAVIVDFWNHEFDVLVCTTIVETGLDISNANTLIVDRADRFGLSQLHQLRGRVGRGRERAYAYFFYPADQTLTETAHERLKTIAANTDLGSGLAVAQKDLEIRGAGNLLGGAQSGHVEGVGFDMYVRMVADAVALFKGEKPAEKADVRIDLAVDAHIPEDYVTGERLRLEVYGKIAAVTTAQEEADVREELTDRYGPIPREVDLLFAVARLRETVRGLGIEEVATQGKFIRVGPVELRDSQVMRLKRLFPGAVIKAAVRQVLVPAPLTQKIGGTPVSDEALLEWVDHLVTRVLVPFSG, encoded by the coding sequence GTGAAACTCAGCGGATTGTCCGAACTCATCGAAACGGACGCAGCACTTATGCAGTTCGTTGACTCGGTGAACGCCGGGCGCAGCGGCACGGTTGTGGCTTCCGGGGGAATCCGAGCCGCAGCAATCGCGTCAATCGCCCGCCACATCAACACGGATCAGGCGTCAATGTCCACGCATCCGGTTGTTGTCCTCACCGCAACGGGCCGTGACGCTGAAGCGATGACCGCTGCCCTCCAGTCATGGTGTGATGGCGTGGATATGCTCCCAGCGTGGGAAACCCTCCCACACGAGCGACTGTCCCCGCAGGTCGACACAATGGCGCGACGTATCGCCGTGTTCCGCAGGCTCGCCCATCCAATTGTCGGGGACTCCCACGCCGGCCCACTGCGCGTGCTGGTTGTTCCGATCCGCGCATTCTTGCAGCCGGTGATCGCCGGCCTCGGTGAACGCGAACCGATTCGTGTGCGCGAAGGCGACATTGTTGACCTCCCGACCCTCACGCAACAGCTCAGCGACCTGGGATACACCCGCACCGATATCGTCGAGGGGCGCGGTCAGTTCTCCGTGCGCGGCGGAATCCTCGATGTTTTCCCCCCTCAGGAACCGCATCCTCTGCGCGTCGAGCTATGGGGTGACGAGGTCGACGACATTCGAGCGTTCTCCATTCAGGATCAACGAGCATTGGGGAAGGCTCCGGACGGACTGTGGGCAACGGCATGTCGTGAACTCCTGTTGACGCAGGCGGTGCGCTCGCGGGCCCGTGACCTTGTGGATCAACTCCCCGGGGCAGCGGAAATGCTGGAGTTGGCAACCGAGGGAATTCCCGCTCCGGGCATTGAATCTCTTGCTCCACTTCTTGCCGACGGCATGGAACGCCTCATCGACCTCGTGCCCGAGACCTCTGCGGTGATCGCATGCGACCCTGAGCGTATTCGCGCACGGGCCGACGACCTTATCGCGACGACTGAAGAGTTCCTCCAGGCAGCATGGTCGGCGGCCGCCGGCGGGGGTGACGTCCCTCTGGAAGCGGGCGCGGCCTCGTTCATTCCCTTAAGTGAGCTGTGGGGGCTGGGGCAGCGCGCGTGGTGGGAGATGACGTCCCTACCTCCGGCTGAGCTGGCGTCTTTTAGGGGATCTGGGGACGAGGACGAGGCGGCAACATCCGTGGACGCGCGACCGGTGATCGCATCGACCACGCTCATGCAGATCGGGACGCGTGATGTTCATCCGTATCGCGGGGATTTCGACTTGGCGTGCCGTGATCTCAAGGCGCTATCACGCGATGGCTGGACGCTTGTTGTAACAACGGAAGGTCCGGGCCCGGGCCGTCGAATCCGGACGATCTTCACAGAAGCAGGGATCGGCGCGCGCGTCGTTGACGACATCTCACGCCAGCCACCCGTTGGAGCGGTGACGATCACAACCGCGCAGGCCGGTTCGGGTTTCGTTGCCTCAGATCTACGCCTGGCGATCATTACCGAGGGCGATCTCACGGGACGAGCAGGTGCAACGACTCGCGACATGCGCCGTATGCCGTCGAAACGCCGCAAGGGTGTGGATCCGCTGGCTCTTCATCCGGGCGATTTCATTGTCCATGAGCAGCACGGCATTGGGCGCTTCATCGAGCTTGCGACGCGAACGATGGGACGCGGAAACTCCCAGACAACTCGCGACTACATCGTTTTGGAATACGCGCCGTCCAAGCGCGGTCAACCGGGGGATCGCTTGTATGTTCCCACGGATTCCCTTGATCAGATCTCGAAGTATTCCGGTTCGGAGCAGCCGGTGTTGACGAAAATGGGGGGTGCTGATTGGGCTAAACGCAAAGCGAAGGCCCGTCAGGCCGTCAACGAGATCGCGAAGGAACTGATCCGCCTCTACGCCGCTCGTCAAGCAACGAAAGGGCATGCTTTCGCTCCTGATACCCCGTGGCAACGTGAACTAGAGGATGCCTTTCCCTACGTTGAAACTCCCGATCAGCTGGTGACAATTGACGAAGTCAAAGCTGACATGGAAAAACCCGTTCCGATGGATCGTCTTCTCACCGGTGACGTTGGTTACGGGAAGACAGAGATCGCGGTGCGCGCAGCTTTCAAGGCCATCCAGGACGGATGCCAAGTCGCCATCCTTGTGCCCACGACCCTGCTTGTTCAGCAGCACTACGAGACCTTTTCCGAGCGCTACGCGGGTTTCCCCGTGACGATCGGGACGCTGTCGCGTTTCTCCAGTGCGAAGGAAGCTGCGGAAGTTAAGGAAGGGTTGGCATCAGGCAGGGTTGACCTGGTGATCGGCACGCACGCGCTGCTCACGGGCGCGGTGTCTTTTAAGAATCTGGGGCTCGTTGTTATTGACGAGGAACAGCGTTTCGGTGTTGAGCATAAGGAAACGCTCAAGGCCATGCGCACGGACGTTGACGTGTTATCTATGTCGGCCACACCAATTCCGCGGACCCTGGAGATGGCGGTGTCGGGGATTCGTGAAATGTCGATCCTGCAGACCCCACCGGAGGAACGTCAACCCGTGTTGACTTTCGTTGGGGCGTCTACGGACGCACAGATTTCTGCGGCGATTCGCCGTGAACTTCTGCGTGACGGTCAGGTGTTCTTCGTTCACAATCGCGTCGACACGATCAATCGGGTTGCCACACATGTCCAGACCCTCGTGCCGGAGGCTCGTGTCCGCGTTGCACACGGCAAGCTGAGCGAACATCAACTTGAGGCCGTGATCGTTGACTTTTGGAATCACGAGTTCGATGTCCTTGTCTGCACAACAATCGTTGAGACGGGTCTGGATATCTCGAACGCAAACACCCTCATTGTTGATCGGGCGGATCGTTTCGGACTGTCGCAGCTCCACCAGTTGAGAGGCCGCGTGGGACGAGGGCGAGAACGCGCTTACGCGTACTTCTTCTACCCGGCTGATCAGACGCTGACAGAAACGGCTCATGAGCGGTTGAAAACGATCGCGGCGAATACGGATCTGGGATCGGGTTTGGCTGTTGCTCAAAAGGACCTGGAGATTCGTGGGGCGGGTAATCTTCTGGGCGGCGCTCAGTCCGGTCATGTCGAAGGGGTTGGCTTCGATATGTACGTGCGGATGGTCGCGGATGCGGTTGCCTTGTTCAAGGGTGAGAAACCCGCAGAAAAAGCCGATGTTCGCATTGATCTTGCCGTGGATGCGCACATCCCCGAGGACTATGTCACGGGTGAGCGTCTGCGTCTTGAGGTGTACGGGAAGATCGCCGCAGTGACCACTGCGCAAGAGGAAGCGGATGTGCGCGAGGAACTGACGGATCGCTACGGCCCGATTCCGCGCGAGGTGGATCTGCTTTTCGCTGTGGCTCGTTTGCGTGAAACCGTGCGCGGACTGGGAATCGAGGAGGTCGCCACTCAAGGCAAGTTCATTCGCGTTGGGCCCGTTGAACTACGCGACTCCCAGGTGATGCGTCTCAAACGTCTCTTCCCAGGTGCCGTCATTAAGGCGGCGGTTCGTCAGGTACTTGTTCCCGCTCCGCTCACCCAGAAGATCGGGGGAACACCTGTGAGCGATGAAGCTCTCTTGGAATGGGTTGATCATCTGGTCACTCGGGTGTTGGTGCCTTTCTCAGGGTGA
- a CDS encoding amino acid ABC transporter permease: MKEILFAIIQGLPLTVLLTGVSFALGIGVALILILAQRTRIAPIGWIARILIDLLRGIPILVWLFLLYFGVKIGTFVFDPLPAALVVLGVTSGAHLAETGRVALEAVPPHQWESARALGLSRSDTFWRVLAPQAARIALPSVTTFALVLLKDTSIPSVIGVMDISFHTTQVARTTGSPLNAYLAAVVCYLIASIPLALVSRTLAPARQESEQ, encoded by the coding sequence ATGAAAGAGATTCTCTTCGCAATCATTCAGGGGCTGCCGTTGACAGTGCTACTGACAGGTGTCTCATTCGCGCTGGGAATAGGGGTCGCGTTGATCCTCATCCTCGCGCAGCGCACCCGAATCGCACCGATCGGGTGGATTGCTCGGATCCTCATTGACCTTCTGCGTGGCATTCCCATCCTCGTGTGGCTTTTCCTGCTCTACTTCGGCGTCAAGATCGGCACCTTCGTTTTTGATCCGCTGCCCGCAGCACTTGTGGTTCTCGGCGTGACTTCAGGTGCTCATCTTGCCGAAACAGGACGCGTCGCCCTCGAGGCTGTTCCTCCACACCAGTGGGAATCCGCGCGTGCACTTGGCTTGAGTCGATCAGACACCTTCTGGCGGGTTCTTGCCCCACAGGCAGCACGAATCGCATTGCCATCCGTAACGACCTTCGCGTTGGTTCTCCTCAAGGACACGTCGATCCCTTCGGTAATCGGTGTCATGGATATTTCTTTCCACACCACCCAGGTGGCACGAACAACGGGTAGCCCCCTGAATGCCTATCTTGCAGCCGTGGTCTGTTATCTCATCGCATCGATCCCACTTGCTCTTGTCTCGC
- a CDS encoding amino acid ABC transporter ATP-binding protein: MTTSNLSDIHLSIRHLTKKYGDVTVVDGVNFDAPRGQVTAIIGPSGGGKSTLLRCINLLETPDSGTVTIGERVHRGGERIPEAQLRQLRAKTGMVFQSYELFGHLSVLDNVTLAQRRVLKRTPQEATERARMLLERVGLADKADSSPGELSGGQQQRVAIARTLALDPEVLLFDEPTSALDPELSAEVRAVIRDLAKDGRTMLVVTHDQDFARDVADRLTVMVDGVLFTREELLSEAPAIENRSQEHEQCGDQRLRARAYIQRIAARS, encoded by the coding sequence ATGACCACGTCAAACCTCTCTGATATTCACCTGTCGATTCGTCACCTGACGAAGAAATATGGGGACGTCACCGTTGTCGATGGTGTGAACTTTGACGCTCCAAGAGGACAAGTGACAGCGATCATCGGGCCATCCGGGGGTGGAAAATCCACTCTGCTTCGATGCATCAACCTCTTGGAAACGCCAGACAGTGGCACCGTGACGATCGGTGAGCGCGTGCACCGCGGAGGGGAGAGAATTCCCGAGGCTCAGCTACGTCAACTCAGAGCAAAAACAGGGATGGTGTTCCAAAGCTATGAGCTTTTCGGGCATCTCAGCGTCCTCGATAATGTGACCCTGGCTCAGCGACGCGTCCTTAAACGAACCCCACAGGAAGCAACCGAACGTGCGCGGATGCTGCTTGAACGGGTCGGTCTTGCTGACAAAGCCGATTCCTCACCCGGGGAGCTATCAGGTGGTCAGCAACAGCGCGTGGCCATTGCGCGGACCCTGGCCCTTGATCCAGAGGTCCTGCTTTTTGATGAGCCAACATCGGCTCTTGATCCGGAACTCTCAGCAGAGGTTCGTGCAGTGATCCGTGATCTCGCAAAAGACGGACGCACGATGCTCGTTGTGACTCATGATCAAGACTTCGCCAGGGACGTTGCTGACCGTTTGACGGTGATGGTTGACGGCGTGCTCTTCACTCGGGAGGAACTGTTGTCCGAGGCCCCGGCAATCGAGAATCGATCGCAGGAGCATGAGCAGTGTGGAGATCAGCGGTTGCGCGCTCGGGCCTACATTCAACGAATCGCGGCCCGATCATGA
- the eno gene encoding phosphopyruvate hydratase: protein MARIEAIGAREILDSRGNPTVEVEVLLEDGVVARASVPSGASTGAFEAVELRDGDKGRYLGKGVENAVSNIEEIIAPELIDEDAADQRAIDQLMIDLDGTDNKGKLGANAILGVSLAVARAAATSAGLELFQYLGGPNAHVLPVPMMNILNGGSHADTNVDIQEFMIAPIGFDSFREALRCGAEVYHTLKSVIKERGLSTGLGDEGGFAPNLDSNREALELIVEAIEKAGYKPGEDVALAMDVASTEFFNAETKTYRFEGEDRDTAFMVSYYEKLIADFPIVSIEDPLSEDEWEDWKALTDKIGDKVQLVGDDFFVTNPKRLAKGIELGAANALLVKVNQIGSLTETLEAVEEAHRNGYRSMTSHRSGETEDTTIADLAVATNSGQIKTGAPARSERVAKYNQLLRIEEMLGEAAKYAGRSAFPRFKA from the coding sequence GTGGCAAGGATTGAGGCTATTGGCGCTCGCGAGATTCTAGACTCGCGCGGAAACCCGACCGTTGAGGTTGAGGTGCTGCTTGAGGACGGCGTGGTGGCACGCGCATCGGTTCCGTCCGGTGCCTCCACCGGCGCTTTCGAGGCGGTTGAGCTGCGCGACGGCGACAAGGGCCGTTACCTTGGCAAGGGCGTTGAGAACGCCGTGAGCAACATCGAAGAGATTATTGCTCCCGAACTGATTGACGAGGACGCCGCTGACCAGCGTGCAATTGATCAGCTGATGATCGACCTGGATGGCACTGACAACAAGGGCAAGCTGGGAGCCAACGCGATCCTCGGCGTGTCCCTGGCGGTGGCTCGCGCTGCCGCGACCTCGGCCGGTCTTGAGCTGTTCCAGTACCTCGGCGGACCGAACGCACATGTTCTGCCGGTTCCGATGATGAACATTCTCAACGGTGGATCCCACGCGGACACCAACGTTGATATCCAGGAATTCATGATCGCGCCGATCGGCTTCGATTCCTTCCGTGAGGCCCTGCGTTGCGGCGCCGAGGTGTACCACACCCTCAAGTCCGTGATCAAGGAGCGCGGCCTGTCCACGGGTCTTGGTGACGAGGGCGGCTTCGCACCGAACCTTGACTCTAACCGTGAAGCTCTTGAACTCATTGTCGAAGCCATCGAGAAGGCCGGCTACAAGCCGGGCGAAGATGTTGCTCTGGCGATGGACGTTGCCTCCACCGAGTTCTTTAACGCCGAGACGAAGACCTACCGCTTCGAGGGCGAAGACCGCGACACCGCGTTCATGGTGTCCTACTACGAGAAGCTCATCGCTGACTTCCCGATCGTGTCCATCGAGGATCCGCTGTCCGAGGACGAATGGGAAGACTGGAAGGCCCTCACCGACAAGATCGGTGACAAGGTTCAGCTGGTGGGTGACGACTTCTTCGTGACGAACCCGAAGCGTCTGGCCAAGGGCATTGAACTGGGTGCAGCGAACGCTCTGCTCGTCAAGGTCAACCAGATTGGTTCCCTCACCGAGACCCTTGAAGCCGTTGAGGAAGCACACCGCAACGGCTACCGTTCGATGACCTCTCACCGCTCCGGTGAGACCGAGGACACGACGATTGCCGATCTCGCTGTGGCCACGAACTCCGGTCAGATTAAGACCGGTGCTCCGGCTCGTTCCGAGCGCGTCGCGAAGTACAACCAGCTGCTCCGCATCGAGGAAATGCTCGGTGAGGCTGCGAAGTATGCGGGCCGTTCCGCGTTCCCGCGTTTCAAGGCCTGA
- a CDS encoding M20 family metallo-hydrolase, with protein sequence MSDSPLTPMSVDHHVDIHRLRALINEFSSFGSTPAGGLNRTALSTDDFAVRDHLLSIAQRHSWEWGIDEMGNIFITRWGSDPQAAPVFIGSHLDSQPGGGRFDGSYGVIAGLLVLETLEMRGIVTRRPVTVVDWTNEEGAVFSPSMMGSAVYAGQLASSAAKNAVNGDGLSVAEALASWRKLPSGAEPRAPHSYVELHIEQGPILESRGQVVAAVRGVQGISQFDLIFSGQAAHAGTTPVELRRDALVVASRVVIAADQAMREDAKLRVTVGDLSVRPGARNVVPAQASLHIDLRHPDRRAQRQWVDTLVERARKEAEQSGVTVDVHHVLDQAPLSFDESIIEIIQRAIDHLGLSGTVLDSGAGHDAMQISSIAPTGMIFIPCVGGISHAEAEDITDEWAHAGAEVLFETVVELAR encoded by the coding sequence ATGAGCGATTCACCGTTGACACCTATGAGCGTTGACCATCACGTTGACATCCACCGCCTACGAGCCCTCATCAACGAGTTTTCATCATTCGGTTCGACCCCCGCTGGTGGGCTTAACCGTACTGCCCTGAGTACAGACGACTTCGCGGTGCGTGATCACCTGTTGTCAATCGCGCAGCGTCACAGCTGGGAATGGGGAATCGATGAAATGGGAAATATCTTCATCACCCGATGGGGAAGCGACCCCCAGGCTGCACCCGTGTTCATTGGTTCCCATCTGGATTCTCAACCTGGCGGTGGACGATTTGACGGATCGTACGGAGTGATCGCTGGGCTGCTTGTCCTTGAAACCCTTGAGATGCGCGGAATTGTCACGCGGCGACCAGTGACGGTTGTTGATTGGACAAACGAGGAGGGCGCAGTGTTCTCTCCGTCAATGATGGGTTCGGCAGTTTACGCCGGACAGCTCGCATCATCAGCGGCGAAGAACGCAGTTAATGGCGATGGTTTAAGCGTCGCCGAGGCGCTTGCTAGCTGGCGAAAGCTACCGTCAGGGGCTGAGCCTCGTGCCCCACACTCCTATGTTGAGCTTCACATCGAGCAGGGGCCAATTCTTGAAAGTCGTGGGCAGGTCGTCGCGGCGGTCCGTGGTGTTCAAGGGATCAGCCAGTTCGATCTGATCTTCTCAGGGCAGGCAGCTCACGCAGGAACAACTCCGGTTGAGCTCCGAAGGGATGCGCTTGTCGTCGCATCACGTGTCGTCATTGCCGCAGATCAAGCGATGCGTGAAGACGCGAAACTTCGGGTGACCGTTGGAGACCTTTCGGTTCGTCCCGGAGCGCGCAATGTCGTTCCCGCTCAGGCGAGCTTGCACATCGACCTGCGGCATCCCGACCGGCGTGCACAGCGCCAGTGGGTTGACACGCTGGTGGAGCGCGCGCGTAAGGAAGCGGAACAATCTGGAGTCACCGTCGATGTTCACCACGTCCTCGATCAGGCTCCGCTCTCGTTTGATGAATCCATCATCGAGATCATTCAGAGGGCAATCGACCATCTGGGGCTTTCGGGGACCGTTCTCGATTCGGGCGCTGGCCATGATGCCATGCAGATCAGTTCGATTGCTCCAACGGGAATGATCTTCATTCCGTGTGTTGGCGGCATCTCCCATGCGGAAGCTGAGGACATCACCGATGAGTGGGCACACGCTGGAGCCGAGGTCCTCTTTGAGACAGTTGTGGAGTTAGCACGATGA